The proteins below come from a single Alosa sapidissima isolate fAloSap1 chromosome 23, fAloSap1.pri, whole genome shotgun sequence genomic window:
- the LOC121698481 gene encoding collagen alpha-1(XXVIII) chain-like, with translation MQWSLLPLLLLCGLNCLVAQRKDNYEDYEEEVDIRPRKRTNGKSLKTSFIPKNGQNLLSEDCGLELAFLVDSSESAKDNHAQEKQFVIDVVERLQGVRLQTGRSLSFRTALLQYSSRSFTEQTFQQWQGVANFQAHIRDIQYIGQGTYTTYAITNLTHLYMHESGLGAVKVAVLLTDGEFHPRNPDIFSATADAKNQGVRFFMVGITPAANAPGNVQRLRLLANSPATRFLYNLQDRDILEKIIKEITALADEGCPPNAPQCVCDKGERGPPGPAGKKGRPGDDGSPGPKGIKGEVGNAGLPGRDGGEGKPGYKGERGERGECGTPGIKGDRGPEGPVGIRGSRGPQGVAGPHGDIGPEGPPGKKGERGLSGPPGIQGLPGVGLPGPKGDIGFQGRQGPPGPQGIGEPGPPGPQGPQGVLGEKGPQGEGFPGAKGERGPEGSRGPRGGPGIGIKGDKGDFGPPGPAGPLGQPGAGIQGEKGTEGPRGPPGLRGPKGEGFPGPKGDQGLPGEVGSPGERGAGEPGSKGEPGSPGFAGVPGLPGEDGAPGQKGETGSTGLRGLEGAPGVGTQGEKGDQGQRGVRGLSGPSGVPGPSGPKGEPGTPGRLGFPGLPGRALIGPKGDLGPPGPSGPIGETGYGLPGPKGDRGDPGPAGPFGPKGDGYPGPMGPPGLPGLQGEPGPEGLGFPGPKGDVGFRGQPGLPGPPGEGVQGPPGNQGRPGPPGPAGPQGIGLQGPKGDQGSPGGTGPRGPPGEGFAGPKGDRGSSGERGLKGIKGDLGDAGAPGESGRPGVKGEAGLTREDVIRLIKEICGCGIKCKEVPMELVFVIDSSESVGPDNYNIVKEFVTTLVDRVTIGRNATRVGLVLYSHEAKLEFDLTRYNAKQDVKQAIRNMPYMGEGTLTGTAIRMATQAFYSARHGVRKVAVVITDGQTDTRDPVKLDIAVREAHAANVEMYALGIVNASDPTQKEFLRELDLIASDPDSEHMYLIDDFNTLPALESKMVNQFCEDENGALVLNRVNGYLNGYNGNNGYNGYNGYNGHRNRINDANGQNNNRHTLNGRHPLSPTNTHITTHRETHGGTHTSSHSETHSGTHTRTHSGTHSGANTGTHTGTHSGQDHSHTVSSGGKTTEHGGVATGDTQLHTRIHSHGNRTSVNRTSTPTIYVPAPKDPFPEEVIPLDPRCELLLDPGPCREYIIRWYYDRQANACAQFWYGGCEGNRNRFDTEAECKKTCVARKADG, from the exons ATGCAGTGGTCACTGctccccctgctcctgctctgtgGACTCAACTGCCTGGTGGCTCAGCGTAAGGACAATTATGAGGACTACGAGGAAGAAGTGGACATCAGGCCGAGAAAGAGGACAAATGGCAAGTCACTGAAGACCAGCTTCATCCCCAAAAATGGTCAAA ACCTGCTATCAGAGGACTGTGGTCTGGAGTTGGCGTTTTTAGTGGACAGTTCGGAGAGTGCCAAGGACAACCACGCTCAGGAGAAGCAGTTTGTCATCGACGTGGTGGAGCGTCTGCAGGGGGTCCGCCTCCAGACGGGGCGGAGTCTGAGCTTTCGGACGGCCCTCCTGCAGTACAGTAGCCGCTCGTTTACTGAGCAGACCTTCCAGCAATGGCAGGGCGTGGCCAACTTCCAGGCCCACATCCGGGATATCCAGTACATCGGCCAGGGGACGTACACGACCTATGCCATCACCAACCTCACCCACCTGTACATGCACGAGTCCGGCCTGGGTGCGGTCAAGGTGGCCGTGCTGCTGACCGACGGCGAGTTCCACCCACGCAACCCTGACATTTTCTCGGCCACAGCCGACGCCAAGAATCAGGGTGTACGCTTCTTCATGGTGGGCATCACGCCGGCCGCCAACGCGCCGGGCAACGTCCAGCGCCTGCGCCTGCTGGCCAACTCGCCTGCCACACGCTTCCTGTACAACCTGCAGGACAGGGACATCTTGGAGAAGATAATCAAGGAGATT ACGGCGCTGGCAGATGAAGGG TGTCCACCTAATGctccgcagtgtgtgtgtgataagggGGAGAGGGGACCTCCAGGACCAGCT GGAAAAAAGGGTCGTCCAGGTGATGATGGCAGCCCAGGGCCTAAAGGGATTAAG GGGGAAGTTGGCAACGCTGGACTTCCGGGTCGTGACGGGGGCGAG GGTAAACCGGGCTACAAAGGAGAGAGG GGCGAGAGGGGAGAGTGTGGGACTCCAGGAATAAAAGGAGACCGA GGTCCAGAGGGTCCAGTTGGTATTCGTGGAAGCAGAGGTCCACAG ggTGTGGCTGGCCCCCATGGGGACATTGGCCCTGAAGGCCCCCCAGGGAAAAAA GGAGAGAGGGGACTTTCCGGCCCACCTGGAATTCAGGGTCTTCCgggagtaggcctacctggCCCAAAG gGTGACATCGGCTTCCAAGGAAGACAAGGCCCTCCCGGTCCACAAGGCATTGGAGAACCAGGACCACCA GGGCCTCAAGGGCCACAGGGTGTCCTGGGAGAGAAGGGCCCCCAAGGTGAAGGCTTTCCAGGCGCAAAG ggaGAAAGGGGTCCAGAGGGGTCCAGGGGTCCTAGGGGAGGCCCCGGAATCGGCATCAAAGGAGATAAG GGTGATTTCGGGCCTCCTGGGCCTGCTGGTCCACTCGGCCAACCAGGTGCTGGTATCCAAGGAGAGAAG GGTACAGAAGGGCCGAGGGGGCCTCCAGGACTCCGTGGACCAAAAGGGGAGGGGTTTCCAGGACCAAAG GGAGATCAGGGCTTGCCTGGGGAGGTTGGATCGCCTGGGGAAAGAGGGGCAGGAGAGCCGGGGTCAAAG gGTGAACCAGGGTCTCCTGGGTTTGCTGGGGTACCTGGTCTTCCAGGAGAGGATGGAGCCCCTGGGCAGAAG GGAGAAACCGGGTCAACAGGTTTAAGGGGACTTGAAGGGGCACCAGGAGTTGGCACCCAGGGAGAGAAG GGTGACCAAGGCCAGCGGGGAGTCAGGGGTTTATCTGGCCCATCTGGTGTGCCTGGACCCTCGGGGCCAAAG GGTGAGCCAGGTACACCTGGACGACTGGGATTTCCTGGTCTGCCAGGACGTGCATTAATTGGGCCAAAG GGTGATCTCGGTCCACCTGGTCCTTCTGGCCCGATTGGAGAGACTGGCTATGGACTTCCTGGTCCAAAA GGGGACCGAGGAGACCCTGGTCCAGCAGGTCCATTTGGACCCAAAGGGGATGGCTACCCGGGCCCTATG GGCCCTCCTGGTCTTCCCGGGCTTCAGGGTGAACCTGGCCCAGAAGGGTTGGGCTTCCCTGGACCAAAG GGTGATGTGGGCTTCAGAGGGCAGCCTGGCTTGCCTGGACCGCCAGGAGAGGGGGTGCAAGGACCACCA GGAAACCAGGGAAGACCTGGGCCTCCAGGTCCTGCAGGTCCCCAGGGAATCGGTCTCCAGGGACCAAAG GGAGACCAAGGATCCCCAGGGGGGACAGGACCGAGGGGTCCCCCAGGAGAAGGCTTCGCAGGGCCAAAG GGGGATCGCGGTTCTTCAGGGGAGAGAGGCCTTAAGGGCATTAAAGGAGACTTGGGAGATGCTGGTGCTCCTGGCGAATCA GGAAGACCTGGTGTAAAAGGAGAAGCAGGCCTTACG AGAGAAGATGTTATCAGGCTGATCAAGGAGATTTGTG GCTGTGGCATCAAGTGCAAGGAGGTGCCCATGGAGCTGGTGTTTGTCATTGACAGCTCGGAGAGTGTGGGCCCTGACAATTACAACATCGTGAAGGAATTTGTCACGACGCTGGTGGATCGTGTGACCATCGGTCGTAATGCCACGCGTGTGGGCTTGGTCCTCTACAGTCATGAG GCCAAACTTGAGTTTGACCTGACACGCTACAACGCCAAGCAGGACGTCAAGCAGGCCATCCGCAACATGCCTTACATGGGCGAGGGCACTCTCACGGGCACTGCCATACGCATGGCCACACAGGCCTTCTACAGTGCCCGCCACGGCGTGCGCAAGGTGGCCGTGGTCATCACTGACGGGCAGACGGACACACGCGACCCCGTCAAGCTGGACATAGCTGTCCGGGAAGCACACGCGGCCAACGTGGAGATGTACGCGTTGGGCATTGTCAACGCCAGTGACCCCACGCAGAAGGAGTTCCTCCGTGAGCTTGACCTCATCGCCTCCGACCCAGACAGCGAGCACATGTACCTCATTGATGACTTCAACACACTGCCAG CTCTGGAATCTAAAATGGTCAATCAGTTCTGTGAGGATGAGAACGGCGCTTTGGTCCTCAACCGTGTCAATGGCTACCTTAATGGATACAATGGCAACAACGGCTATAACGGCTACAACGGCTACAACGGCCACCGCAACCGGATCAATGATGCCAACGGccaaaacaacaacagacaTACGCTAAATGGGAGACACCCTCTATcgcccactaacacacacattactacacatagagaaacacacggaggcacacacacatcgtcACACTCTGAAACCCATAGTGGAACACACACAAGAACCCATTCCGGAACCCATAGCGGTGcaaacacaggtacacacactggAACGCATTCTGGCCAAGACCATTCGCACACTGTCAGCAGTGGAGGAAAAACCACAGAG cATGGTGGTGTTGCCACCGGtgacacacaattacacaccaGGATCCACAGCCATGGCAACAGGACATCTGTCAACAGGACGTCCACACCCACTATCTATGTCCCAGCACCGAAAGACCCTTTCCCTGAag AGGTCATCCCCCTGGACCCACGCTGTGAGCTGCTGCTGGACCCAGGGCCGTGCCGCGAGTACATCATCCGCTGgtactacgaccggcaggccaACGCCTGTGCCCAGTTCTGGTACGGAGGCTGCGAGGGGAACCGGAACCGCTTTGACACTGAGGCGGAGTGCAAGAAGACCTGCGTGGCCAGGAAAGCAG ATGGCTAA